aaaagagacctctgctagcagaaCTATGATGTAAAGCAAACCAATTCTGAAGTCTCAGGATAAGGTGATCCTGGACGTTCTAATCGTTAAATTCTCGCTTTGAGTTTGAGGAGTGACCCTACCTATTCGGTTACCCGTCATTTTCGCTAAAGAGGCACAACTTACCTGATCCCTAGAACTGTCAAATtgccaaagaaatttaaatctcGGTTTATATGTGAATTTTTCGCTGTCGTTGCTTCCCTAATGACAGCCTTAAATCTTGCCAGCAACAAGAGGCTAAGGATCTTACATCCTTCACTTATTAACCACTTCAAGATTCTTCTACGAGCTACAAACATATATTGCATAGTCCTCCCGTCACAGAAGAAACGCAAGTTTACGCGATCTGCTCGAACGTACAAAGCTGCCCGACGGCCGTGAGCCCAGATGAACGTTGGATACAATCACCCGCGGCTCTCCCTGacctttccaaaatttggtgatcatttagggaagaaaatacACTTTCTCCTGTATAAATTAAGAACGACTCATTGTTATGATTTAATATCCGCATTTTGCCCATTCGTTTGTGGTTTTTTGTCTGAATAATAAAAGAGGCAAAACATTTCTGTCCAAAATAATATTACTTAATCAAAACACGCACTTGCAAGATATCGTTCTAGCCACTCAAACGTAAAACTACCTCTCAACGCGTTTTTAAGTCAGTTTGCTCCGATCTGTGTAGAACTGGGTGCATTGTTTTTCAAGGGAAAGAGCCCAACACTTCTAAAAAATAAGCTCATCTCAACTGCTGTTGGAAGAGGAAACAACCAAGCGGCCACCGTTTTGGGGTAAAGATGTGTCCAGGCTAATATAACTTCATATCAGggtaaaaatattttcatggTTTCTAACTGGTAGACTAATTAACTCCAGCAAAGTTTCTGGTTCATGACACACAAGTAAAGATTAGACGCATCAGGTGTAAAAAACTCCGCTTCCATACATAAGAGGTGTGAACTCTACGAGGTCGGTGTTTAAAAACAGCCTGGGGCATATTTGGGCATTTACGATAAGCGTTGAATAAGGCATCTACCTATATCGATATATCGCTCATCTCACATCATAGGCGGCCCAGACGTTGTTTGTGATTCACATACGTGACAGTATTGCGTTACGTTTTCAGCCATTTAAGAGAATGTATGAAACGGttcgaaaatcgctctaaattcaacttgtagtaaaggatttaaataaaagaaacttactttagtctgctcgtgtgttattttgaagtctttgtgGCAGCTGAGGCGTTCTAAAGTCGTTCTAAAGCCATTTTGACGATTTAAACTTTTCCAGGTTTGCTTGCCATTAAAGTGGAAAGCATAAGCATGACTCACTGAGGGACTATTGGGCAAACGCTTTACGGGATTGGCTTTCTTTGCAGAAGTGGATCCAGCATTTGTTTAAACAGGGGATTATAAGTTTAGATGGAAGGCTAGGGGTCTCGGCTGTAGACGCATTTACAATTGTagcttttcagaaaaaaaatcatacgGTGGGTTTTAAAGAATgaatttttctgcttttttatTCCAGAGAAGTTAAAAGACACTGAAAGTACAGTTTGTCGCTTTTCCACACACCGATTCAATAAAGCAACTTTGCAAGTTCTCAACACTAAGGAGGGGGATGCAACCCACGCAACCCTCCCTCCTGGGTCCTCCTTTGTTTTGCGCGGTTTATGTTTAATCGCAAAGCTTGGAATGTGAGGCCTTGTAAACAAACTCTTACAACAAGACAACTTTTGCTCTGCAATTTACTTTAATCAAAGCAAGGACAAACgttgtaaattacaattttaaaagaaaggGAAGAAATGAGTCGTTCCTTGGCGTTTAGGATGACAAAAGTCACATCCAAAAGCACAAGGTCACCATATTAATTAGAACTTCCCAGATACCTTCCGCGCGTATTTTCAAGTGAACTTAATTAAGCGACGCTTACCAATATAAACTGAACCGCCAACTCATCTTCGATGGAAACTGCTTTTACAACTTGAAAAACTAACGCTATGGTTACACGGATCCAATTATGAGAAAGCTTATGATAGAGACACACGTGCAAGTTACCGGAAATTATAAGTAAAATTATGCTAATTCCTCGCAGCTAAGCATGGTATAAATCAAATGTTCAAGACTAGATTGTTGGTTTTGAAGTTATCCACCAGAGTAAAACAGAATAAACATCTTGCACTACTGATCTTCATCCAAACAGCTATGCAAATTCGTCCTCTAAGCTTCTTGTATACTGAAGGATAAGTGACGAAGTAAGGCTCAATTTTCTTAGGAAATGTTTTCGACGGTGAATAAAttcaaaatcaaaaattaaggaaaacgaaaaataataataaccacAACAAAACTGAGTTATGCGCCAACTCTGAGCGTGTCATCGCCAAACATAACTGACCGCTTCTCTGAGTCTCGCAATAAGCAGGGCCCAAGGAATTGTTCCTCGATTACCGCAAGAAACAGCGCTTGGAGGCGATCTATCTACAAAATAATAAACCTTTGCACTCTATCACTCTGCAGTGAGACGACAACGAAACAATTTCTAACTAAGTAACAGTGACAAGAAGTACAATTGTGTAGGACGGGGGCAAGGAAAGGATTATGAATTTCCTAGCAGTCGGACATAGCACaattaaagtaaaacaaaatacaGTTTTGCTTCAGAGCAGTGTTGATCAGAAGAAGATGCCGTCGAATGACATTTCTTTCCTTCAAAATCTCGCATGACGTAACTACATACCAATGCATGAAGCGTTAGAAACTTAACGCCTAAAACGCAATACACTgcaacaacgtgaaaaattAGATATAGAAACAGGTGAGTCACTCATGTCTTGTGTGTTAATCAATGAGCAAACGAAAACCAGCGGTCAAAATTGAAGTTCTCCAACGGGGGACTACCAAAAGTAATAATTAACACGTGGGAAACTGTGAGAGTTGATTCCggccaaaaaggagaaatcaTAAACAATATATGAATAACGTTAACGTGAGATCTTGCAAGCGAGAACTGATACCAAGGGCGCCTTTTGTATCGAAAACTTTCTTCTGTAATGCTGCGCGCAGTCGAAGTTAGAGACACGGATTGTCACATCTTTGTTCGTGATTGAGCAGTTAATTGTAATGTACTGCACCGTATGTGAAAAGTAAAGACTACCCTTGCTCAGTATCAGTGCTGACTTGGTCCACAATAAACAACTCTACTAAGAAAAGGAAGGGACTTGCCGAGATAGAAGTATTCTCCTGAACTGAAAACTGTACTTGAAGTTATGTGGGGGTGTGCCACTTCGCACACATGGTTTCTTGGGCTTTTGGTGTTGTTAAAGAGAACCTACATACTTAGACAAATTCGATTTTACTCTGTTAAGACAGTTTAAATTCGCCTTTACcagaaaaataggaataaagTGAGTTTGATTACCCAAAGATTGGATATCAGAACGACCAATATTTGCTTTTTATATTCTCTCAGGCCGCCATTTTAACTTCAAGACGTCACCCGGTTGCTGCTTTGGGCTAGAGACAAAAAGAGCGCATGACAATAGCAAGTACCGTACGACGACgtaaaatccaaaatggcggcgcgaggaaaatttcaaaacaaacacAAACGATTTTAAACTACAGTTTTTTCCtgattgataacattttttatATCCAACATTTTAGTGTAGTGTTTTGTGGGAGTGGAGGTTCCTTGGCTATGGTTTAGTATGTCTTATGTGCTGGTTGAAAAGAGCTCGAGAGTACTGGTGAAAGTCGTTGCCGTTTTGgcacagaaagaaaaaaaaaattgtaaggtCTTATCAAACTGGGCACCAAAACCCTTGTCAGTAATCTGGCCTGTGAACAAGAAGTTAAATTTGAAACGAGTTTGCAAAAGAAGGGAAAAGCAGCATTTATTAATATTCTAGCATTGGAAATCACACTTACTTGAGACCGTCTTCGGCCGAAAAACCCGATGTTTGCCAGAGTGGCTGGAAATAAGGTAGAGACTATAGTGCTGAGTACATCTTACACTATACCAACGAAAACTTTAGCTGCATATGATTTGTTTACGAGTGACGTAATACACCCGGTGATGCcaacaacaagaaaaccatCGGCAACTTCTGTAGTAATAACATACTCTGTAGCGCACGTAAGATATCCGACATATTAATTGACGTCTTCGACGTTCCTTTCCTGTGGAAAAAAAACGGGGAAAAGTTCAGTTATGCGTTCAGTTTCACGTTAAAAGAGTGTTCTGTATTTCTTCAGAAACTGTTTTTCTTTAGAGACTAGCGTGCCTACGGGCTTGGTGcgaaaattaatttgtttagtCAGACGACGTGAATTTTGGGAAAGTTATCTCTCACGCGCTGCTTCAGATCTCTGAGCTTATAGATATTTTTGATGCACGCACAAACAATTGCCATTTGGGTTGAAACACTGTTTGGGAAAAGTATTGTGAgatttttgtttgctttaacGAAGGAGGAGAATATGCTTTCAGTAAGTGTTAACGATGAGCCGTGCACTCACTCTATGTCACAGTCTTCCCGAATTCCATTGCATGACTCTGATTTTATCGATCTGTTGGTCGAAAAATGGCGCATTCAGCCCCATATAGTGCACAGCAGACTTGAAAGATCCGCAAACGTCAAGCAAATTCAGCCAATCACGGAAAGCGTTCTCTCCGTAATCGTATAACGAAAACACTTATCTCACCAATGGTTTGTATCTTTGTCTCTTCCTCCGAATCCAGCGTCTTTTTGGTATAAAATATCGGGAAATCCGCGCAAAACTTGTCCATAGATGGGCTGAGTATGGAACTGCGAACAGATGCATGTACCATTTTATCCACGGTCCACTTGCTCAGCGTTGTTGTCTCGTCGCTGTCACTCCCCTGTAAGATTTAGGACGGCTCAAATTAGTTCTTAACATTGCGTGTTACGATGTAGAGCATTGTCAGCTAGGGGCGCTGTATAAATCAACGATCCAGGGTGTTGCTAGCGCCACATTACGCGACAATCAAAAGCGCTAATGAAGAATGCATATTTTCACCACTTTTTCTTGAAAgccattttatttaatttaccATAGCCAACAAGTTTGCTTAATCGAgccgttttcccttttttttttttttttggtttcaaggTAGATTTTAATCCACAAAATATTCCACTGGCGTTTGTTAGACAGGAGATGATTAAAGCTAAATTGGCTACTCGCTCTCGTGAAATAATCTTCATTACCTTTGGCGCGAATCACCCACATCTATCCAATAACAAGAATGAGCCATATAACTTAAATTGTTATAGTTACTATCACAATTTTGCAAGGATTGTGCTCTCTTGGATCCATGATTAATCCGTATTTAATGATTAAAAATAACAGGATAACAGGATTTAGAAGTGGCACGTTCGCCCTGCGGCTCTTCCGCGTGTCAACTGTTCTGGATCGAAGTGATTGGAATTTGGAATTGCTGGTTTCTGAAAAGGGAGCCAAAACCGGAGAACTCAGAGAAAATCCCTCGGAGCAGGGctgaaaaccaacaacaaattCGACTCACAAATGATCGCCGAGATGGATAATCAGTAGAATCGAACCCAGGTTGTAGTAGTGAAAGACGCGTCCGTCCTGACGCCGACCGACCGACGGTTTTCATTACCAGTTTTACAGTATTCCGCGATGAAAATATTAAAGTTCTTAACGTTATCGGTGTTTCCGATAAATTAGATGTTTTAGCTTTTCCACACggatttttcaaaataagctTTATTGTCTGACCCCGTATCTCCAAAAAGTATGCATTTAGTTCTcaaattttccatttctggcTAGAGGTGCTCTTCGCTAAGCCAAACACAAGTGTTTGAGAAACAAGCGCAAAACATGAAACGAATCATATCTTACTTGAACTAAACAATTTATTTTGTAAACAGCTTGCATATATTCACCTGATTCTGATCAAGATCACTTATCAGTTTTCCTGGCTCAGGTAGGTCTTTAGCAAGAGGCACCAGATAACAAACCATTTTTTCCGGTAGCTTGATCAAGGACAAATTCTGTGGGAATGAAAAACAACAGTTTTGAAACAGATGAGTTAACAACTTGAATGCAGTAAACCAGACATTGTCGGTGTGGCTTCAGGAGCTCGCTCCCATCCGTCCAAAAAGCCAAATACGCCATTAACGCCATAGCTTAGACGTGTTTAAAAGCGAGGTAAAGTTGTCTTAATTAAAGCACTAGTTCACTCAGTTTCTTGGAGAGTCCTTGGAGATTTTGAAATCTTCCCGGCCACGTATTAAAATTTCTATAGATTAGGgcgattttcaattgactgtagtaaaaccaaaagcaaaataatttactGAGACGAATCAGAGCAGATGAAACTGTGAGAAACGCAATGAACCAAGCCAAACACTCAGCAAATACGAGAAGCCAGCGCCAAGCAAAGCAAAACGCGTTCAAGCAGGTCATGATTGGTTCTGGTTTTGTttctctgattggttaagaaaGTGGGTGGACATTTGTCAGCCAGTCGCAAAGCGTAGGACCGGAATTCCAAACCAAGACAATCAcgaaattactttcgacacatATTGAAAACGGCTCTATGAGACGCCAAAACAGCCATAGAGCCCCTCTTTTGAAGCCTGAATTTCGTTGTTAAGTGGGTAGTATGGTCAAATGGCACTTATTGGAATTACTTTGAAAGGATTTCAAGCAATCCCAAAAAGCCTCATTTAGGTCGCAGATCCATAGTGCCTTCATTTTCATGAATAGTTTGGTGGTTTTTAGGGGATATTAAGTAGAAAGAAATGCGGGTGGAAGGATTTGAAATTTTGGGGTGAAAAATTACAAGGTTGAGGCTCACTGGTGTTATGAGGATCagagttatttttagtttacagtcatgcaattccagacttttctagaaTTATCAAACAATCTGtgattttccagaaatttctttcatgtgactcagcagtttccacaaatagCACAACTTGTAATAGGCTACAAATAGCAACAGAACATTCTAGATGCTcagagtaaaagtataaaagcaggcTTGTAAGTAATAGAAAAAACTCTTTGCCCGAGGGCTTACCCTCGTGGCTGGCTGTGATTGATGGATGCGACAACTGTGATGAAGCTATATTCGACTACGATATAAACTATGGCGGAGCAATAACCTTTGACCTTGCGATATacggagagaagaaagagaagaaagagacgatAGCTGAAAAGGcaagaagataaagaaatcaGAGTTTATTATGAAGTCCTTCGTGAGAGTTTGTGTACACAAAGAATCCAGTAAATCAAGATGTCTACAGTCAGTGGAACTTGGAATTCAAAGTTAATCAAGATGAATGCTTGAAAAGCCATGAAAGACAGTAAGCACGCTttgctttacgaactgcttaacttaatctttaaTCTATAACTGCAACAgtgtaaaactaattaaataatagtgAAAAGGGGTAACTGTtcgttgtcacacttttgttgcGTGCCTTATATCGTACTCGGGAGTTATTTTCATTCATGACTTGTTTGCggacatctcttggttattccTGCACGTAACACTGGGTTcgaggttaataattaaaagatGGGAACCTAAACACAACGCTACAACCTAGAGTGCTCTTCTGTAAGGTAGAGTCTGTTTTGTTAAATGTACCCCTTATTTTTCCTCACCTAAGCCTTCCCAAAATCCTTTCCTAATCCAGCCAAATTTAACGGACTGCCCACTTAAAAGGTGTGATCAGCAAAGGTTGCTTTTTTGTTAAGTTTAGCCAAATTTCGGAgcgacttcagaatacccggccacgattgGCATTTGTCCAGGACTTGAACAATCCAAGTTCTTTTTTAGATCTCTTCTGCACTATTCTAAGTTAAGATGGCTCGATTAAGGTTTTTCAACATGTAATTGCTTTCGGACAGCCTGAGCGGATTACGGAAATCTGCATATCAGGATGTtttgagggtgctaatgggggtacccaattgtcagttaactcagtactaatttttcggctaattgtcagttaactactaattttagttatctattaacttttattatctcagcgataataattgattcacaacccgaattttctctacttcaaaacgtaactggtaactaggtaaaggatttgatgacctcacctgcgctagaaccactttttaaaattgtctttatatgtcttacatttctctggcaaaatttttctttccgccgactaaaatttcccgggaaaattaccgagaaatttatggaaagtctaaaacaagcaaacggaaaaattaaagctcaggtacgtgtggccccttaaatttgtcagtcttcgtagcgtagctttagttttagaacaaccactttacgaaaattattcgacactagattctcatacaaacacctgtaatttctcacgcgctttccttcatgtccagaccgtgatacgatcattggttcgacagagagtatggaaaggaaaaaatcaaaactcactgatgcttctgtccgctaaaatacggtgtgtccacaaactatagggtccgcttaataaaggttttactgtaatcggatatcttgctcattaatctgacactgatctgaaaacgactcatgcgaaaaccgaattcaataattgttttgttatacatttttcacataattcatcctcagaaacagaagcgaagcgttcagccattttgtttctgaggagaacactccaaggggcttagtaaccaggcagacgtcgaacttgacatgataaatgtattatctgcagcagatattacatttatcatgtcaagttcactgCCTCAATCCTCGGAGCCCCGCTGGGGGAGCATAAGGCACCGACAAACTTCTTCCATTCAGACCAGTCCTGGGCCAGCCACCGCAGCTCGTTCCACGTCTTTCCAGCTGTTTTCATCTCGTCCTCGATGGTCCTCCGCCAAGTGCCGAGTGGTCCACCCCGGTGCCTCTTCCCAGGGGGCGCCCAAGACAGCGCCTCGAGCGGGTGCCGGCCTTTCTTCATGCGAAGGACATGGCCAAGGCACGTCCACCGTCTTCTTTTCACCTCCAGAACGATGTTATTCACCCCTGTGCGCCTCCAGATCTCCTCATTGCACACCTTTTCTTGCTACCTAGCTTTCAATATTCTCCGTAAGCATCTCCCTTCGAAGCCCAGAAGTTTGCTCTCCAActtcttgttggttctccaTGTCTCTGAGGCGTAGACAAGAGTTGAACGTACGTTGGACTGGACTGTCCAACGTCCaacgtcaagttcacaagctattgtgaattgattgaatgctctcgaccaatcagatttttcatagtgagtctgatgtataataaaatCAGtgaatatgttacctggtcacgcagcgtgacaggtaaaacgcacgaaatagctttgctgttaggaaaaacctttgttgcttttattaaaaacaacaatcgtatttagtataattaatagaatatcacttaacagttaacttttcatttatcagttaactactaattttttggccaaatatcagttaactactatttttttggccaattgtcagttaactgttaaccccattagcaccctctgtTTTGGCAACCCAGCTGGATTggctttttagttatttttagttttaactGTTCGTTTCGTTATATATAGTTCTGTGTATTTACTGGTATTAAACTTGTTGCTCTAATCATCATCAAGATTAAACTAACAAGGAGCAGTGGCACTTCCGGTAGACTTGCCAAATATACGAGCCATCAGTTCCGCTCTCGAAGGGCAATCCCTTGTTGCCGGAAACTCGTGGTGCTGCGGAATTTCACGCTTTATTGAAAATTCCGAACCATGGGTATGCAaaatgagagaaaaaagaaacagtcaAACGATAGGTGGTGCGCGATGAAAGTTCAGAGGGAAATGTTAACCAATATTATATCATTGTTTGACTGccttatattattttattatgcaTGAAATTTAAAGGTTGTTCAAAGAATTTATTCAGCTGAAGTAtgaacaattttgaaaaaaattcagcaACGAGTTCTTATATtatgaaattttatttaacaaCGTCGCAAAGTGTATACAAAAGGCCAAAATACACACTGGCAttaaaaatcatgtttttagaagaaaataaagttatttccGTCAACTTTTCAGTAAAGCTTAGTCGTAGGTGCAGGGATAACAAAAGCTCCAAACTGATACTCCATGAGCTCGTTAAACATAAATTGCAACAACTCGGTCAAataagtttgttttgtttcctttgaatAACCTTAAACTTTAGTCTCATattttttgaaaacgctctcttagaatttaatcaaactTTATCAAACTTTATACATTGAAGAACTCTGTGTGAACTGTACACTTCGTGAATCGTGGTGCGAAAAAACTTCAAGAATTCAAAAAAATCGACGGTAAAGCCTGGTTcacatatgatcgcagacgatcgcaatcGATCACCAGCTGTGCGATTGCGATCGCAGGCGATCGCAGGAATAGGACCATGTTCTATATCCGTGCGATCGGTCGCGATCAAATGCGAACAACGTTCTGCGATCATGGGATTGGAATGTGTGCCATAATGCTATGTTTTCCCAGCGTGCAACACTACAGCAGCATGATACCATGACAACCAGTTGTTTATCAACTTTTACACGTGCGTGTGTTTTGACAAGATGAAAGGTAAAATTGACACGGAACAGTTTATGGAAGAAATTAGAAAATACGATTGTTTGTTCAATCGCTTTAGTAAAGAATTCGAAgctaccgcgcaccggtggctcagttggttgagcaccgggctgtcacgcgggaggtcgtgagttcaacttcggccggaccaacactcagggtctttaaataactgaggagaaagtgctgcctttgtaattacatctgcaaatggttagtctctctagtcttctcgaataaggacgataatccggaggtcccgtctcacaacccttgttcattaactctgtgggacgttaaagatcccacacactattcgaaaagagtaggggacagtgttcccggtgttgtggtctgacctttccagcatgtggtcggcttggcaggattagcttgaaggacttctgtgtgaatgagaccacaattgtgtataacacgATTCTCCGTTTAAGTAAAAACAACAGAAGCAGAATGCTAACACCTATTAAAAGTTCATCGTCCTCGGCGTCCATGTTGGTTGACTGGAGTTACATTGTATTGCCGCTGAATGGTAAATCGCGGACTCTGTTGTCATTGATCGATGCGATGGGCTGCGATCATATGTGAACATGCTATTCGCGATCTTCGGTTGAGTGGTTTAAGCGATGGTGCGATCACTTGCTATCGTCTGCGGTTGTATGTAAACTAGGCTTAAGTAAAAGAACCAGTGACGTCAttgtgttgtcatggtaattcCGATTGCGATAACATTCACTTCATCTGAAACTTTGGTCTTCTTCTATTAAACGTGTGACTTTCCATctcctggaatttttttaaaagagctGCAATTTGTGTTCAAAACCTAGAAggtatcactactgaaaaattcaattgagccaggagcccatcaaggggagcctctatctcccatacttggccttggagtcaaccctttcccgagtagatctATTATTAGAACACCTCCCAGGGGAAGTTTCACACGCCCTCAGTTCGAAGAGCCAATAAAACAGAGCTATGacagtcattgttttacccaCACGATCAGGCTGAGAGATCGGTAATgatttaatgatttttttaatgatttttccGCTTTTCTCGGTTTACTCGAcagaaatatgatacttttcgcgggaaaaagccgttcttaaaacaaatctactcgggaaagggttgactcaaggaattagttgAGAaagaggctccccttgatgggctcctgattgaGCACGTTAACAGATTTACTTGTTTGTAGTCACAGGCTTACCAGCTTGAAATCGTGCATAACATTGCTGTGCTCCACGTTATTATGTGCCGGAACTTTAAACACCTCTGTCTGATTCTTCGTGTCGACCTCGATCGTCTCGCTGTACTGTTCGCCATTCTCAGTGATTCTAACGTTGTAAACCGCGACCTGAGACATAAAGTGAATATCATAACATTAGTTATCATGATTATTTCAGGCGCTCAAATCACCGTAGTCCGATCAGATTCAGCGAAGAAGACCGTTGGCTGGTCAGGGTAGACGGAAATTATCCAAGTTCTTTTTTAAAGCCGTAGGTTTAGAGAGAATGGATTCGTACTATGTTCTAGGCTATAGcgaattatataataacccaagttattctcgcattttgattggttcttgcctatgatatATTAGAAGAGAGACGCActattgacgtcaccatcatcttttatgcgaataaagtcaagttaattctttattatataaaacaaatagattccatgttgccgtgcgtctgttcattaagagatcacagaagacgtcaaaatgtggtaagaacatcagtgacacgatcggctatcgcctcgtgtgccacgtTTTTGTTCATACCACATTTTGACTTCATCTgcgatctattactgaacagatgcacggcaacatggaatctatttgttaaacagacCATGACTTCATTCGTCagaacaaaaatatttaaattacaTCAATTGAGCGCAAATAACTAGCAACGCGAGTTGTCCAAATaccaagggcggatctaggggaggtgcactgggtgcacgtgcccccccccccccccccctcggtTACCCCTCGGTGAGTGCGAAAGGTCAATAAGGGGCCTCAGACGTCTAAAGACTTACATGCGCACTACAATGACAGAGGAGAGGATGAGTGGACTGCTTATGATATGGAATTGAACACAAATGTCATTATTGACAAGTTTGCGCGACAACATCCCCGACGGATGGAATTCTTGGATATTTTTAATTAACTTACATTTTGAATCAATAGAAATGATCAAACAAAAGGCTACTGCATAAAGAAGGCGTGCCTTTGAAAGTCATTGAAACCGAAATAAGTTTGAATCATAAGATATATACTAAACTTAACAATTGTAAACAATCACACAGCAAGCGCCTAAAATGACTGTCATGTTACACTCATAATTCTTCCTAGTAATGTAAGCTTAGCTAAAAAACGGCAAAGCGAATTAAGCTACTAGAGGAtattaaaagcacaaaaactgcacaagttagatttttatttgcctcatcatttacagatttatcatactacagccctgaccctcttaaaagcatgtattatatattgtctaacatataaagattgggcttcctgtgcatttct
The Montipora capricornis isolate CH-2021 chromosome 10, ASM3666992v2, whole genome shotgun sequence genome window above contains:
- the LOC138021822 gene encoding uncharacterized protein — translated: MFDKGTLVKCQVTFIFLWLFASANVARANGNSLSKEVAVYNVRITENGEQYSETIEVDTKNQTEVFKVPAHNNVEHSNVMHDFKLNLSLIKLPEKMVCYLVPLAKDLPEPGKLISDLDQNQGSDSDETTTLSKWTVDKMVHASVRSSILSPSMDKFCADFPIFYTKKTLDSEEETKIQTIGKERRRRQLICRISYVRYRVCYYYRSCRWFSCCWHHRVYYVTRKQIICS